Genomic segment of Gilliamella apis:
TATTATGCAACAAACAAAATTAAATGAATTATTAGATTTCCCTTGTTCTTTCACTTATAAAGTAATGGGTGAAGCAAAACCAGAATTAGTTGATAAAGTTGTATCCGTGATTCAACGTCATGCACCAGGGGATTATACGCCGTCGATCAAACCAAGTAGTAAAGGTAATTATCATTCAGTATCCATTACCATTAATGCAACCCATATTGATCAGGTAGAAAATCTATACAAAGAATTAGGTGAAATCGATATCGTAAGAATGGTTTTATAATTCTTTACTTT
This window contains:
- the ybeD gene encoding DUF493 family protein YbeD — protein: MQQTKLNELLDFPCSFTYKVMGEAKPELVDKVVSVIQRHAPGDYTPSIKPSSKGNYHSVSITINATHIDQVENLYKELGEIDIVRMVL